In the Paenibacillus sp. FSL H7-0357 genome, one interval contains:
- a CDS encoding AAA family ATPase, whose protein sequence is MNTMNNAMLYVRHAELLRDKVPSFRTYPFHLPAVRDLHRLEFQKQVTFLVGENGTGKSTLLEGIAAAWGFNPEGGTLNFSFNTRSSHSHLYEFFRIAKGVRRPKDGFFLRAESYYNVATFIDELDEEPKAGNFIKDSYGGKSLHEQSHGESFFSTFVHRFGGQGLYILDEPEAATSPLRQMSLLVRMHELVQQHSQFIIATHSPILMSYPGADIYLLGEEGIRQAALEDTEHYTVTKAFLNDRQGMLRELLGDG, encoded by the coding sequence ATGAATACTATGAATAATGCCATGCTCTACGTCCGCCATGCGGAGCTGCTTCGCGATAAGGTTCCTTCCTTCCGGACTTATCCGTTTCATTTGCCGGCGGTGCGCGACCTCCATCGTCTGGAGTTTCAGAAGCAGGTTACTTTTCTGGTAGGGGAGAACGGAACGGGAAAATCAACCTTACTGGAGGGAATTGCGGCGGCATGGGGCTTTAATCCGGAAGGCGGGACACTCAACTTCTCATTTAACACCCGGTCTTCACATTCACATCTGTATGAATTCTTTCGTATTGCCAAAGGGGTACGGCGTCCAAAGGACGGCTTCTTCCTGCGTGCGGAGAGTTATTACAATGTGGCGACTTTTATTGACGAATTGGATGAAGAGCCTAAGGCAGGCAACTTCATCAAGGATTCCTACGGGGGCAAGTCATTGCATGAGCAGTCGCATGGCGAATCCTTTTTTTCCACCTTTGTTCACCGTTTTGGCGGCCAAGGCCTCTACATTCTCGACGAGCCGGAGGCTGCCACGTCCCCGCTACGGCAGATGTCGCTGCTGGTGCGGATGCATGAGCTGGTGCAGCAGCATTCGCAGTTCATTATCGCCACACATTCACCTATCCTGATGTCTTATCCGGGCGCAGATATCTATCTCCTGGGAGAGGAAGGCATCCGGCAGGCTGCATTGGAGGATACGGAACATTACACTGTAACCAAGGCGTTCCTGAACGACCGTCAAGGCATGCTGCGCGAGCTGCTGGGCGACGGCTAA
- a CDS encoding aspartyl-phosphate phosphatase Spo0E family protein produces the protein MGNDEHKDRIEQARQELNRMAIEYGMNDLRVLRQSVKLDALLNEYTDCLTDKDDQLY, from the coding sequence ATGGGAAATGATGAACACAAGGATAGAATTGAACAGGCAAGACAGGAATTGAATAGAATGGCCATTGAGTATGGAATGAATGATTTAAGAGTGCTTCGCCAATCCGTAAAGCTGGATGCTCTTCTGAACGAGTATACCGATTGCCTCACGGACAAGGATGATCAGCTCTACTAG
- the wsfD gene encoding glycan biosynthesis hexose transferase WsfD, with protein sequence MKRLLKAEVLAALAGGGLIIYLLFLKPFVGVADNGDFLRMMNTIGLNYYEAVEGYADRFFSFSHSRFSYDNLFRGFYPSSQIFLVLVPRLISGLFHGSYFDIRLLGAVYALLLLAATWLIVKLGTGRSYITGLVLGAGMLFVFYDIGYLAYFNSLFGEPVSMVFMLLTFALGLRLAGQEQPTPKGLTVFFIAVLFLICSKIQNAPVGIAFALIFLRMAALKGSGSWKKLARWFAVAVFLVSVIMYVGAPKELKHINLYQTVFFGILNESPDVRGDLRDLGLPERLEVLAGTNYFQGDTAIKQDDPSLTPDFYDRMSHKDVLFFYLKHPSRLIDNMKYAAENSMSIRPYYLGSYEKSENKPAGALAYTYSAWSQFKNNHIPHTLGFLVLFYLVYYGGVLFEYFRTRELRGRIAGELMMLLGLIGLFSFLVPILGDGRADIGKHLFLFNVCFDMMAVAMLGWVVHKLAGAGKYFAGQKR encoded by the coding sequence ATGAAAAGACTATTGAAGGCAGAGGTACTGGCGGCTCTTGCCGGGGGCGGGCTGATTATTTATCTGCTGTTCCTGAAGCCGTTCGTCGGAGTTGCCGACAATGGCGACTTTCTGCGTATGATGAATACGATCGGCTTGAATTACTATGAGGCTGTGGAAGGTTATGCTGACCGCTTTTTCAGCTTCAGCCATTCCAGATTTTCTTATGATAATCTGTTTCGGGGGTTTTATCCTTCGTCGCAAATTTTTCTGGTGCTGGTGCCAAGGCTCATTTCCGGCCTTTTCCACGGCAGCTATTTCGATATTCGCCTGCTGGGTGCCGTTTATGCCCTCCTGCTGCTGGCAGCCACCTGGCTGATTGTTAAGCTGGGCACAGGCCGTTCCTACATTACGGGACTGGTGCTGGGTGCGGGAATGCTGTTTGTTTTTTATGACATCGGATATTTGGCTTATTTCAATTCGCTGTTCGGCGAACCCGTGTCGATGGTGTTTATGCTGCTTACATTTGCGCTGGGTCTGAGACTTGCCGGGCAGGAACAGCCTACCCCCAAAGGGCTGACGGTGTTCTTTATTGCCGTGCTGTTCCTGATCTGCTCCAAAATCCAAAACGCGCCGGTGGGTATAGCATTTGCGCTGATCTTCCTGCGGATGGCCGCACTCAAGGGATCAGGCAGCTGGAAAAAGCTGGCCCGGTGGTTTGCGGTAGCGGTATTTCTTGTGTCAGTCATTATGTATGTCGGGGCACCCAAGGAACTGAAGCATATCAATCTCTATCAAACGGTATTTTTCGGGATTCTGAATGAGTCGCCCGATGTGCGGGGGGATTTGCGCGATCTGGGGCTGCCGGAGCGGCTGGAGGTGCTGGCGGGTACGAATTATTTTCAGGGAGATACAGCCATCAAGCAGGATGATCCTTCACTGACGCCGGATTTCTATGACCGGATGTCCCATAAGGACGTGTTGTTCTTCTATTTAAAACATCCTTCCCGCTTGATAGACAATATGAAATACGCTGCTGAGAACAGCATGTCTATCCGCCCTTATTATCTAGGGAGCTATGAGAAGAGCGAGAATAAGCCGGCAGGTGCACTCGCCTATACTTACAGCGCTTGGAGTCAGTTTAAAAACAACCATATTCCGCATACCCTCGGTTTCCTCGTTTTGTTCTATCTGGTGTATTACGGCGGAGTGCTGTTCGAATATTTCCGTACCCGCGAATTACGCGGACGGATAGCCGGTGAGCTGATGATGCTGCTGGGCCTGATCGGGTTGTTCTCCTTTCTGGTACCGATCCTGGGCGACGGTCGTGCGGATATCGGCAAGCATTTATTCCTGTTCAATGTGTGCTTTGATATGATGGCCGTAGCTATGCTGGGCTGGGTGGTGCATAAGCTCGCAGGCGCAGGAAAATACTTTGCAGGCCAAAAACGTTAG
- a CDS encoding LTA synthase family protein has product MSENKIGLVHAHFFIVAGLIWLKLLLLRILFFDRISWEWIAADIAPVLLIMGILALIVPGRMKTAVYWSFNGILSLLLFASSVYFNHFGSVPTYLAFYELNQVFAVKESVESTIEYIDYLFFADIVIMILYALIRRWRRGTAYPVRSWRSPRGRRAQLIVILAAIIGGASLSVYSVHAAKGITNELVQAESAGFLNYEVVAAIKAQEDNGLIGTGDIKDTIAKVTELQSSYPYSDKAPGTVPDLFGSQKGKNVIVIQMEAFQNFPLHQSLDGQELTPVLNRLAGEGFYFPHVYQQIGPGNTSDAEFMSNTSIYPIGTLAMSTGFGDRELPSLPRLLRDKGYESYTFHVNKVGFWNRNQLYPALGFNGYYDKGHYTNDHFNAFGASDEQLYITAVDELAKLQQKGTPFYAQLVTASSHHPFKIPDAAKRITLPEDLQDTMLGDYLTAINYTDYAIGTLIEGLKQSGLWENTVLMLYGDHFGLQPKDVPPEQVEAALGTKYDSRVSRFNIPLIIHVPGMEQGRVVDRTGGQMDFVPTLANLLGIPLKEEGYTAFGQDLLNVDHNVVGMRYYLPTGSFFNDEIMFVPGKGFEDGEAVSLDTLEPVKDFSSYKQDYDYILKLMGLSDEYVKLLPQR; this is encoded by the coding sequence ATGAGCGAGAACAAAATTGGGCTGGTGCATGCCCATTTCTTTATTGTGGCCGGACTGATCTGGCTGAAGCTGCTGCTGCTGAGAATACTGTTTTTCGACCGGATTTCCTGGGAATGGATTGCAGCAGATATTGCTCCGGTTCTGCTGATTATGGGGATTCTGGCGCTGATTGTACCGGGACGGATGAAGACGGCGGTCTACTGGAGCTTTAACGGAATATTGTCGTTGCTGCTGTTTGCGTCCAGTGTCTATTTTAACCATTTCGGGTCGGTTCCGACCTATTTGGCTTTCTATGAGCTAAATCAGGTTTTTGCGGTAAAAGAGAGCGTGGAATCGACAATCGAGTACATTGATTACCTGTTTTTTGCCGATATTGTGATCATGATTCTGTACGCCTTGATTCGCAGATGGCGGAGAGGTACAGCTTATCCGGTGCGGAGCTGGCGGTCTCCCCGTGGGCGGAGAGCCCAACTGATCGTCATTCTTGCCGCCATTATAGGCGGCGCTTCGCTGTCGGTCTACTCCGTACATGCGGCAAAGGGAATTACCAATGAGCTGGTTCAGGCGGAGAGCGCCGGATTTCTGAATTACGAAGTGGTGGCTGCGATCAAAGCCCAGGAGGATAATGGCCTGATTGGAACCGGAGATATCAAGGATACCATTGCCAAAGTAACGGAACTTCAGTCTTCTTATCCATACAGTGATAAGGCCCCGGGGACGGTGCCGGATTTGTTCGGCTCGCAAAAGGGGAAAAATGTAATTGTCATCCAGATGGAAGCTTTTCAGAATTTTCCGCTGCATCAGTCGCTGGACGGTCAGGAATTAACGCCGGTGCTGAACCGCTTAGCGGGAGAGGGCTTTTATTTTCCGCATGTCTATCAGCAGATTGGTCCGGGCAATACCTCGGATGCTGAATTTATGAGCAATACCTCGATCTATCCGATAGGCACGCTTGCGATGTCAACGGGCTTTGGAGACCGGGAGCTGCCGAGTCTGCCCCGTCTTTTGCGGGATAAAGGCTACGAGTCTTACACCTTTCATGTGAACAAGGTGGGGTTCTGGAACCGCAATCAGCTGTATCCGGCGTTGGGCTTTAACGGCTATTATGATAAGGGCCATTATACCAATGATCATTTCAATGCTTTCGGCGCTTCCGATGAGCAGCTGTATATTACAGCGGTTGATGAGCTGGCGAAGCTGCAGCAGAAAGGGACACCCTTTTATGCTCAGCTGGTAACCGCCTCCAGCCACCACCCGTTCAAGATCCCTGATGCTGCCAAAAGAATAACGCTGCCGGAGGATTTGCAGGATACCATGCTGGGCGATTATTTAACGGCAATCAATTACACTGACTATGCCATCGGGACGCTGATTGAAGGACTGAAGCAAAGCGGGCTGTGGGAGAACACCGTGCTGATGCTGTACGGCGATCACTTTGGACTGCAGCCTAAGGATGTGCCGCCGGAGCAGGTGGAAGCTGCGCTGGGAACGAAATATGATTCGCGGGTCAGCCGATTCAACATCCCGCTTATTATTCATGTTCCAGGCATGGAGCAGGGGCGGGTTGTGGACCGGACCGGAGGCCAAATGGATTTCGTTCCGACTCTGGCCAATTTGCTGGGGATTCCGCTGAAAGAAGAAGGTTATACGGCGTTCGGGCAGGATCTGCTTAATGTTGACCACAATGTAGTGGGCATGCGTTACTATCTCCCCACGGGTTCCTTTTTTAATGATGAAATTATGTTCGTGCCGGGTAAAGGCTTCGAAGACGGTGAAGCCGTTTCGCTGGATACGCTGGAGCCTGTGAAGGATTTCAGTTCATACAAACAAGACTATGACTATATTCTGAAGCTGATGGGCCTGTCTGATGAATATGTGAAGCTGCTTCCGCAGCGCTAG
- a CDS encoding RNA polymerase sigma factor codes for MNILELDNLKAAETMDEEQLRRIMSLYGEGIWHYIYYLTGNSEQADDLAQEVFVKCYYRIGTYRGTSSLKAWLLTIARNTVFSYRKSRFFRSGLWGGVQTLSPSGSGNEGFVLEQTGITRSAEMEYLGNRHIDDIWSIIMKLPDKFREVLVLDLRAELSVKEIAELTRLSPGTVKSRLHRARRKVQESIRGLE; via the coding sequence GTGAATATATTGGAACTCGATAATCTTAAAGCTGCAGAAACAATGGATGAAGAACAGCTGAGGCGAATCATGAGCCTGTATGGCGAGGGTATTTGGCATTATATCTATTATCTCACCGGCAATTCCGAACAGGCGGATGATCTGGCGCAGGAGGTATTCGTCAAATGCTATTACCGGATCGGGACCTACCGGGGAACTTCCTCACTGAAGGCGTGGCTGCTCACGATTGCGCGCAATACGGTGTTTTCCTACCGCAAATCACGTTTCTTCCGGTCAGGCCTGTGGGGCGGAGTTCAAACTCTGAGTCCTTCCGGCTCCGGCAATGAAGGGTTCGTGCTGGAACAGACCGGCATTACCCGTTCGGCGGAGATGGAGTATCTCGGCAACCGCCATATCGACGACATTTGGAGCATTATTATGAAGCTGCCGGATAAATTCCGTGAAGTGCTGGTGCTCGATTTAAGAGCGGAGCTGTCGGTAAAAGAAATTGCCGAGCTGACCCGGTTATCTCCGGGAACCGTCAAATCCAGACTGCACCGTGCGCGGCGTAAAGTCCAGGAAAGTATAAGGGGGTTGGAGTGA
- a CDS encoding 5'-deoxyadenosine deaminase has product MANILIKHAEIITMNKQEEILYGDIRIKDSLIVEIGSGLQPQDGERVIDAKNRTVIPGFVQTHIHLCQTLFRGKADDLELMDWLRKRIWPLEAAHDEESLYYSAMLGIGELISSGTTTIVDMETVNHTDYAFQAIAKSGIRALSGKVMMDQKNDEVPAALQEETAASLQESVDLLEKWHGYGGGRIQYAFSPRFVISCTEPLLKEVRDLSARYGVKVHTHASENLGEIEIVQAMTGMRNVVYLDHLGLANDRLILAHCVWLDDEEKKILRDRGVHVSHCPGSNLKLASGIADTPGMLETHIHLSLGADGAPCNNNLDMFNEMRLAAIIQKPQHGPTTMDARSVFRMATIGGAKAVGMEDKIGSIEVGKKADLAILNLYNFHTFPSFDVDPISRIVYSATRADVETTIIDGEIVMDHGLLKTVDKEVVLHEANRSIQRLLAHSPLG; this is encoded by the coding sequence ATGGCGAACATACTGATCAAACATGCGGAGATTATTACGATGAACAAGCAGGAGGAGATTCTTTACGGGGATATCCGCATTAAGGACAGCCTGATTGTGGAAATCGGCAGCGGGCTGCAGCCGCAGGACGGTGAACGGGTCATTGACGCGAAGAACCGTACGGTCATTCCCGGTTTTGTACAGACGCATATTCATCTATGCCAGACGCTCTTCCGCGGCAAAGCCGATGATCTGGAGCTGATGGATTGGCTGCGCAAGCGGATCTGGCCGCTGGAAGCGGCGCATGATGAGGAATCACTCTATTACTCCGCCATGCTGGGCATAGGGGAGCTGATTTCCAGCGGCACAACGACTATTGTGGATATGGAGACGGTGAACCATACGGATTATGCTTTCCAGGCCATAGCCAAGAGCGGCATACGCGCCCTGTCCGGCAAGGTGATGATGGATCAGAAGAATGACGAGGTTCCGGCAGCTCTGCAGGAGGAGACGGCTGCTTCTCTTCAGGAGAGCGTGGATTTGCTGGAGAAATGGCATGGCTATGGCGGGGGCCGGATCCAGTACGCCTTCTCGCCGCGTTTTGTCATCTCCTGCACGGAGCCGCTGCTGAAGGAAGTGCGGGATCTGTCGGCGCGCTATGGAGTTAAGGTGCATACCCATGCTTCAGAGAATTTGGGGGAGATCGAGATTGTCCAGGCGATGACCGGCATGCGCAATGTCGTCTACCTCGATCATTTGGGGCTGGCGAATGATCGCTTGATTCTCGCGCATTGTGTATGGCTGGATGACGAGGAGAAAAAGATTCTGCGGGACCGCGGGGTGCATGTCAGCCACTGTCCGGGCTCCAATCTGAAGCTGGCTTCCGGGATCGCCGATACACCGGGGATGCTGGAGACCCACATCCATCTCAGTCTAGGTGCGGACGGTGCGCCCTGCAACAATAACCTGGATATGTTCAATGAGATGCGGCTTGCCGCGATCATCCAGAAACCGCAGCATGGGCCGACCACGATGGATGCAAGAAGTGTCTTCCGGATGGCAACCATCGGCGGGGCCAAGGCGGTAGGCATGGAAGACAAGATCGGCAGCATCGAGGTAGGCAAAAAAGCCGATCTGGCGATTCTCAACCTCTACAACTTTCATACCTTCCCCTCCTTTGATGTAGATCCGATTTCCCGTATTGTCTATTCCGCCACCCGGGCAGATGTGGAGACGACAATCATCGACGGTGAAATCGTGATGGATCATGGCCTGTTGAAGACGGTAGATAAGGAGGTTGTGCTGCATGAGGCCAACCGTTCTATTCAAAGACTGCTGGCGCACTCTCCGCTGGGCTGA
- a CDS encoding GNAT family N-acetyltransferase, which produces MSGNKIRKALREEVGEIMELIAKCVQVMQAGGSDQWNESYPNREVIGLDIERGTLYVYIDNEAIAGIIVLDENQAEQYGEIRWSQEQGRHLIMHRLAVHPEVQGKGIARKLTAFAEEHAVNCGYSSIRLDTYMKNTIALSLYPRLGYERRGEVSFPGRTANFPVFEKVLEGAAKLDGQA; this is translated from the coding sequence ATGAGCGGTAATAAGATTCGGAAGGCGCTGAGAGAAGAAGTCGGGGAAATTATGGAGCTGATTGCCAAATGTGTACAGGTTATGCAGGCCGGCGGAAGCGACCAATGGAATGAGAGCTACCCTAACCGGGAAGTTATCGGTCTCGATATCGAGCGCGGCACACTGTATGTCTATATCGACAATGAAGCCATTGCGGGTATTATTGTATTGGATGAGAATCAGGCGGAGCAGTACGGGGAGATTCGCTGGTCGCAGGAGCAGGGACGGCATTTAATCATGCATCGCCTGGCTGTTCATCCGGAGGTGCAGGGCAAGGGCATCGCGCGGAAGCTGACCGCTTTTGCCGAGGAGCATGCTGTGAACTGCGGATACAGCAGCATCCGGCTGGATACATATATGAAGAATACCATAGCGCTTAGCTTATATCCCAGACTTGGCTATGAGCGCAGGGGTGAAGTCTCGTTCCCCGGCCGCACAGCGAATTTCCCGGTATTCGAGAAGGTGCTGGAAGGCGCGGCGAAACTGGACGGACAAGCTTAA
- a CDS encoding GNAT family N-acetyltransferase, producing the protein MKLEGNRLDLQPLTAAELSLATENYAGLKQALGLNAGGASLDEEMQYAMRIRHSRVQQDEENYLWLTNWAIIQRRHQQIIGYIILKGCPNEQGEVIIGYCIDEWHWGKGYATEAVRTISEWIFNDPRAQWIIADTEKDNWASHKVLEHLGAHMYRDTGDLFWWRIARPANTVSSIS; encoded by the coding sequence ATGAAACTGGAAGGCAACCGTCTGGATTTGCAGCCTTTAACCGCAGCGGAGCTCTCGCTCGCCACAGAGAATTATGCCGGGCTGAAGCAGGCTCTTGGCCTGAACGCTGGCGGCGCCTCCTTGGACGAGGAAATGCAGTATGCTATGCGGATCAGACATTCCAGAGTGCAGCAGGATGAGGAAAATTACCTCTGGCTGACCAACTGGGCCATTATTCAGCGCAGGCACCAGCAGATTATCGGGTATATCATCCTGAAAGGCTGTCCGAATGAACAAGGCGAGGTCATTATAGGCTACTGCATTGACGAATGGCATTGGGGAAAAGGCTATGCTACAGAGGCAGTGCGGACTATCAGCGAATGGATCTTCAACGATCCCAGGGCGCAATGGATTATTGCTGATACGGAAAAGGATAATTGGGCTTCTCACAAAGTCCTGGAGCATCTGGGCGCGCATATGTACCGTGACACGGGCGATTTGTTCTGGTGGAGAATTGCGCGGCCGGCTAATACTGTATCTTCCATTTCATAA
- a CDS encoding sugar phosphate nucleotidyltransferase, protein MKGVILAGGKGTRLYPLTRLMNKHLLPVGKYPMVCYGIDRLRRGGITDILLVISKQSAGQYTDFLGSGAEFGVSLTYKIQEAAGGIAEALELAEGFILPGERFIVLLGDNLFMDDLTPYVQSYLQQPEGTAKVLLKPVEDARRYGVPVFDGEDSTLIAYIEEKPEIPKTNYCVTGIYMYDEAVFDIIRRVSPSQRGELEITDVNNIYAADRMLSYDVLKEWWSDAGTFQSLREAGEKLKDTLP, encoded by the coding sequence GTGAAAGGAGTCATATTGGCGGGCGGAAAAGGAACAAGACTCTATCCGCTGACCCGGCTTATGAACAAACATTTGCTTCCGGTCGGCAAATATCCTATGGTGTGTTACGGTATAGACCGGTTGCGCCGGGGGGGTATAACCGATATTCTCCTGGTCATCAGCAAGCAGTCTGCGGGGCAGTATACCGATTTTTTGGGCAGCGGTGCGGAATTTGGCGTATCTCTGACTTACAAAATTCAGGAAGCCGCAGGAGGTATCGCGGAAGCGCTGGAGCTGGCGGAGGGGTTTATTCTTCCGGGCGAAAGGTTTATCGTGCTGCTGGGTGACAATCTTTTTATGGATGATCTGACGCCTTACGTGCAGAGCTATCTTCAGCAGCCCGAAGGCACGGCGAAAGTGCTGCTGAAGCCGGTGGAGGATGCGCGTAGATACGGCGTTCCGGTATTTGACGGCGAGGATTCAACATTGATTGCGTACATCGAAGAGAAGCCGGAGATCCCGAAGACCAACTATTGTGTAACCGGCATTTATATGTACGATGAGGCCGTGTTCGATATTATCCGCCGCGTGTCCCCTTCCCAAAGGGGGGAGCTGGAAATTACCGATGTGAACAACATTTACGCTGCCGACCGCATGCTCAGCTATGATGTGCTTAAGGAATGGTGGAGTGATGCGGGAACATTCCAGTCACTGCGTGAAGCGGGTGAGAAGCTGAAAGACACGCTGCCTTAA
- a CDS encoding glycosyltransferase family 2 protein, whose amino-acid sequence MTMTSIIIPTYNGLELLRTCVEAIRAYTETPYEIIVIDNASKDGTDTYCRTNNLTFISLPENRGFPVACNMGMQLASGDELLLLNNDVVVSQGWLRNLKAALYSAPDVGIAGPVTNYASGQQQVKTAYSDIPGFHAEARQANLQDPSKWIETRRLVGLCFLFKRELMDTVGLLDERYSPGHYEDDDYCFRARLRGYRLLIAGDCLVHHEGSASFKEVYSSALKELVERNRRIFIDKWHMDPAQFF is encoded by the coding sequence ATGACAATGACCAGTATCATTATTCCGACATATAACGGACTTGAACTGCTGCGGACCTGTGTGGAAGCCATCCGGGCCTATACCGAAACGCCGTATGAAATCATTGTGATCGACAACGCTTCGAAGGATGGTACCGACACGTACTGCCGGACCAATAATCTAACCTTTATCTCCCTGCCTGAGAACCGCGGATTTCCCGTTGCCTGCAATATGGGGATGCAACTCGCTTCAGGCGATGAGCTGCTGCTGCTGAATAATGATGTTGTCGTCTCGCAGGGCTGGCTACGGAACCTTAAGGCAGCACTATACAGCGCACCGGATGTTGGTATTGCCGGTCCCGTGACCAACTATGCCAGCGGCCAGCAGCAGGTCAAGACTGCATACAGTGATATACCGGGTTTTCATGCGGAGGCCCGGCAGGCCAACCTCCAAGATCCCTCGAAATGGATAGAGACGAGACGGTTGGTGGGCTTATGCTTTTTGTTCAAACGAGAGCTGATGGACACTGTGGGACTGCTGGATGAACGGTATTCACCTGGACATTATGAGGATGATGATTACTGCTTCCGCGCCCGGCTGCGTGGCTACCGGCTGCTGATTGCCGGGGATTGCCTGGTGCATCATGAAGGAAGCGCGAGCTTCAAGGAGGTATACTCCTCTGCACTTAAGGAGCTTGTGGAGCGAAACCGCAGGATTTTTATAGATAAATGGCATATGGATCCGGCACAGTTCTTCTGA
- a CDS encoding glycosyltransferase family 2 protein, producing the protein MATGYKAVLRSKRRRTFSAGTSPRRSGAGIPGIRKSASNKKGAGSFGAGGSSERLTGAGLSAARGSAVRRTAAEASAAGKPQRMLPKLRGLLSVIISARDEARTLPGLLEQVELLEPAEIIVVLNGCSDNSFQQSRMCTRATVVHCPESAGHDVGRALGAKLSRGNILLFLDGDMSIPARQLALFAAAVDSGIDVALNDLDGLLPPFGASDDVTRCKLYLNGVLGRRDLGVSSMTAVPHALSRRALETIGYRELMVPPKAQALSILNRLRVEKAGTVNVIKHNRLRQGNTGAGNAVEQLIIGDHAEALQAVIAHREASGVLSGERLQEQRRQMAAWRNRL; encoded by the coding sequence ATGGCTACTGGCTATAAGGCCGTATTACGTTCGAAACGGAGAAGAACGTTTTCCGCCGGCACTTCTCCCCGCCGGAGCGGAGCAGGTATTCCGGGCATCAGGAAGTCTGCATCTAATAAAAAAGGAGCAGGTTCATTCGGGGCTGGCGGCTCCTCTGAACGGCTTACGGGAGCGGGATTATCCGCAGCCCGCGGCTCTGCTGTCCGGCGCACGGCGGCAGAAGCATCCGCTGCCGGGAAACCGCAGCGGATGCTTCCGAAATTGCGCGGCTTGCTGTCCGTCATCATCTCGGCAAGAGATGAGGCGCGTACCTTGCCCGGTCTCCTGGAGCAGGTGGAGCTTCTGGAGCCGGCGGAGATCATCGTGGTGCTGAACGGCTGCAGCGACAACAGCTTTCAGCAATCCAGAATGTGCACACGGGCAACGGTCGTGCATTGCCCCGAATCGGCCGGTCATGATGTGGGGCGTGCGCTTGGCGCCAAGCTCAGCCGGGGGAATATTCTGCTCTTTCTGGATGGAGACATGAGCATTCCGGCCCGGCAGCTGGCCCTTTTTGCAGCAGCTGTAGACAGCGGAATTGATGTTGCGCTTAATGATCTGGATGGCCTGCTGCCGCCATTTGGCGCAAGTGATGATGTTACCCGCTGCAAGCTGTATTTAAACGGGGTTCTAGGCCGGAGGGATCTCGGGGTGAGCTCCATGACCGCTGTTCCCCATGCCTTGTCCCGCCGTGCACTGGAAACCATCGGTTACCGTGAACTGATGGTTCCCCCGAAAGCGCAAGCCCTCTCCATTCTGAATCGGCTGCGGGTGGAGAAGGCCGGAACGGTTAATGTCATCAAGCATAACCGGCTGCGCCAAGGGAATACGGGAGCCGGCAACGCGGTGGAACAGCTGATTATCGGCGATCATGCGGAAGCGCTGCAGGCGGTTATTGCGCACAGGGAAGCGAGCGGAGTGCTCTCCGGTGAGCGCCTGCAGGAGCAGCGCCGGCAAATGGCTGCCTGGAGGAACCGGTTATGA